From Thermodesulfobacteriota bacterium, one genomic window encodes:
- the secY gene encoding preprotein translocase subunit SecY, translating into MLGGFQNAANIPELRRRIVFTLSMLAVYRIGVQIPTPGINSEALASFFAKAAGTLFGMFDMFSGGALERFSIFSLGIMPYISASIIIQLLTVVVPQLEALSKEGESGRRKLTQYTRYGTVLLSVIQGTFISVGLESMQSPAGEVIVADPGWAFRAMTVITLTSGTAFIMWLGEQMTERGIGNGMSLIIFAGIVARMPAAVGNTFRLWQTGELVFIMLPIIGALMVLVVAAVIYMETAQRRIPIQYAKRVVGRRVYGGQSSHLPLKINMSGVIPPIFASSIIMFPATIGGFVDVEWVRQVSAQLAPGKIPYTVLYVGFIVFFCFFYTAVTFKPMDVAENLKKHGGFVPGIRPGKRTAEFLDRVLTRLTVIGALYVSLICVLPTSLISWFNVPFYFGGTALLIVVGVAIDTVSQMESHLIMRNYEGFMKTGRIKGRR; encoded by the coding sequence ATGCTTGGTGGCTTTCAGAACGCCGCCAACATACCCGAGCTGCGGCGGCGCATCGTCTTCACGCTGTCGATGCTGGCCGTCTACCGGATAGGCGTCCAGATACCCACCCCGGGCATCAACAGTGAGGCCCTGGCCTCATTCTTTGCCAAGGCGGCGGGCACGCTGTTCGGGATGTTCGACATGTTCTCCGGGGGCGCGCTGGAGAGGTTTTCCATCTTCTCCCTGGGGATTATGCCGTACATCAGTGCCTCCATCATCATCCAGCTGCTGACGGTGGTGGTGCCCCAGCTGGAGGCCTTGTCCAAAGAGGGCGAATCCGGTCGCCGGAAGCTCACCCAATACACCCGTTACGGAACCGTGCTCCTGTCGGTGATCCAGGGCACGTTCATCAGCGTCGGCCTCGAGTCCATGCAGTCCCCTGCCGGTGAGGTGATTGTGGCCGATCCCGGGTGGGCGTTCCGGGCGATGACGGTGATCACCCTGACCTCCGGCACCGCCTTCATCATGTGGCTAGGCGAGCAGATGACGGAGAGGGGCATTGGCAATGGCATGTCCCTGATCATCTTTGCCGGGATTGTTGCTCGCATGCCGGCGGCGGTGGGCAACACCTTCCGTTTGTGGCAGACCGGGGAGCTGGTTTTTATCATGCTCCCCATCATCGGAGCCCTGATGGTGCTGGTGGTTGCCGCGGTTATCTACATGGAAACCGCCCAGCGGCGTATCCCCATCCAATACGCCAAGCGGGTGGTGGGGCGGCGGGTCTATGGCGGACAGTCGTCGCATCTGCCGCTCAAGATCAATATGAGCGGGGTGATTCCGCCGATTTTCGCCTCCTCCATCATCATGTTTCCGGCAACCATCGGCGGTTTTGTGGACGTGGAATGGGTGCGGCAGGTTTCGGCGCAGCTGGCGCCGGGCAAGATCCCGTACACGGTGCTCTACGTTGGCTTTATCGTCTTCTTTTGTTTCTTTTACACGGCGGTGACCTTCAAGCCGATGGATGTGGCGGAGAACCTCAAGAAGCACGGAGGGTTCGTGCCTGGGATCCGGCCCGGGAAGCGCACAGCCGAGTTTTTGGACCGGGTGTTGACCCGTCTCACGGTGATCGGCGCGCTCTATGTCAGCCTGATCTGCGTGCTGCCCACGTCTCTGATCAGCTGGTTCAATGTTCCGTTCTATTTTGGTGGCACGGCCCTGCTGATCGTGGTGGGCGTGGCCATTGATACGGTGTCGCAGATGGAGTCCCATCTCATCATGCGCAACTACGAAGGCTTCATGAAGACCGGGAGGATCAAGGGCCGCCGCTAG